One genomic window of Haloferax mediterranei ATCC 33500 includes the following:
- a CDS encoding methyltransferase family protein produces MTTLSTVAPVAFGAGLFASAGIFLILVVTLTTTRQWWPPGDKTWAYYLHWSLVGVFNISILAAAVLDWNQWILPRPASLVVGAVISALGTGIFVRSANVMQSDEVRGVTGDLYTGGPYAYSRNPQYVGMIVGVVGFALLTNSVFVAVLATAHVGWILLLPLAEEPHLRAEYRDEYEQYTAHVPRFVGRTTIRELTK; encoded by the coding sequence ATGACGACACTTTCGACCGTGGCACCCGTCGCCTTCGGAGCGGGACTTTTCGCCTCCGCCGGAATCTTTCTCATCTTGGTGGTCACGCTCACGACGACCCGGCAGTGGTGGCCGCCGGGCGACAAGACGTGGGCGTACTACCTGCACTGGTCGCTCGTCGGCGTGTTCAATATCTCCATACTCGCCGCTGCCGTTCTCGACTGGAATCAGTGGATACTACCGAGACCGGCATCGCTCGTCGTCGGAGCGGTCATTTCGGCGCTCGGCACGGGAATCTTCGTCCGAAGCGCGAACGTGATGCAGTCGGACGAGGTTCGGGGCGTCACCGGCGACCTCTACACCGGTGGGCCGTATGCGTACAGTCGAAACCCGCAGTACGTCGGCATGATTGTCGGTGTCGTCGGATTCGCGTTGCTGACGAACTCGGTTTTCGTCGCCGTTCTCGCCACGGCACACGTCGGGTGGATTCTGTTGTTACCGCTCGCCGAAGAACCACATCTTCGCGCAGAATACAGAGACGAGTACGAGCAGTACACAGCGCACGTCCCCCGGTTTGTGGGCCGAACAACGATTCGAGAACTGACGAAGTGA